Within Verrucomicrobiota bacterium, the genomic segment TGTTCTGGCTCCGGTTCACCGCACCCGCCACCTGCGGTGGTTGCGGCGGCGGTGTCGGAATGTTGACTTTGACCAGCAACGTTTTCACGCCGGTATTGCCGGCCACGGTGACGGTCTTGATCACGGTCCCGAATTTGCCCGCGAGGTTGACGGACACATCGATGGCTCCGTTTGTCCCCGGCGCAAGATGCCAGGGCTGCGGCGGCGTCTTGGCCAGCGTACAACCACAGGAGGTGCGAACGCTGTCGATCACAACTTCCGAGGGCGAAACATTCGTCAGGTTGAAGGTCAAATTGGCGGTAGGCTCGCCGAGTTTCGCAGTGTATTCCTTGCTGTCGGCATCCCACACCAAAGAACTGGCGGCGAGCGTCGGCGCGCTGGCGATTGCAGGCGTCGCAGTGAGGGGAGTCACGGGCCGGCTCGGCTGCGTTGGGAGCGTCAACAGGACCGGCGGTCTTACCGGGGGTTGCGGTCTTTCAGGACCGGGTGCGAAAGGTTGCGCCAGCACTGCCGTGGTGGCAGCCAACCATAGCGCCGCCAATACTTTGCCGATACGTCTGTTCAGTTGCATAATCTCATTGAATGTAGCGAAACCCTAACCGATCCAAGCCAGTTTGACGAGAAGATTTTGACGCGCCTTGCCTCCCGGTTCGATTTTGACGAAGCCATACCGCGTGATTTGTTTCTTGAAACTCAATCCGCTGTCTCAGTCCACATAAATCAGTTCGTTGGCCAACAGCAATATTTGCGCGTATTTCTGCCAGGCGTCTAGGTGCCCGGTCGATGATGATGGCGCGGCATTTTGCGATTCGGCAAATTGATGCGCGAGTTTGATTTCATCATTGGTCGGGTCGCGTTGGAAGGCGAGTTCGTACAGCAGGCGGATGCGTTGCTCCTCAGTGTGCGCCGCCTTGAAGTCGGGCCGCGCCACGAGATGTTTTGCCAGTTGCACCACAAAGGGGCTGTTCATCAGGAACAACGCTTGCTGGGGAACAGTGGTGAAAAAACGCTGCGGACTCGTGGTGTCGGGACTCGCAAAGTCAAACGTGCGATAAAGGTTTGGAAGATTTTGACGGTCGATGTAACCATAGACCGTGCGGCGCGTGCTGAACGGCTCGGTGATGAGATCGACGGAGTGCCCGCCCGCAGTAAGGTCAAGTTTCCCGGCCACGGCGAGCAAGGTATCGCGCATCGCCTCAAAGTCGAGGCGGCGACGATTCATCTTCCAGAGCAGTTGATTGCCCGGGTCAAGACTGGCGTTGCGCGGGTTGTCGTCGCTGCATTGCTGGTACGTGCTCGAAAGCACGATCCAACGATGCAGTTTTTTCAACGACCAACCTTCGTCCATGAGGCGCGCCGCGAGGTAATCGAGCAACTCCGGATGGGTCGGTGGCTCGGAACGCATCCCGAAATCGCTCGGCGTGTGCACCAGACCCGCGCCGAAATGCTCCAGCCAGATGCGATTCACGATCACGCGCGCGGTGAGCGGGTTGTCACGGCTGGCAATGGCGCGGGCCAGTTCCAAGCGGCCGCTTCCTTTTTGAAACGGCTTGCGAGCGCGGCCAGCGACGACTTCCACAAACTGGCGCGGCACTTCCGGGCCTTGATTGCCGGCATTGCCGCGAATGAAGACATGCGGTTCGGTGGGCGTCGCGTTGTCCACCAATGCCATCGCTCGCGGCGGCGCGCCGGGGTGCGTGGCTTCCAACTCGTCCAGTTTTCTGCGGAGCGCGCGCACTTTCTGGATCGACTTCACATCGAACAATCGCTCCACCTCACCGTCCGAAATCCTTGCGGGCGCATCGTCCGCGTAAAGCACCTGTCGCAACGCTTCCTGGTCGGCTTCTGGCAATGTCGTCGGAGCAGGACCCTTGGTTTGGCCCTCTGGACCAATGATCTTTTTGTTCGCTTCGCATACCTCCTGCCAGCTCTTGTCGGCCTCATCGAGTAATTTGCCGTAGCGTTCCGCCACTTCCTTCATCGAAGTCGGCGCGTTGCTGGAAAACGCTTTTGCTACGAGCGGGTTGATGTGTTTGCTCGCGTCCTCATTGGCGGCAAATCGCGCAGCCAACTCCTTGGCCCGCGCGGGGAATTCGCTTTCGGACAAATCCGCAAAGGCAAACCACGGGGCAAAAATCGGATGATGTTGCTTCCTCCAGTTTTCCAGACTGCTGACCCAATGTTGCGCCACTCCGGGGTCAAGTTTGCGTTCGCGCGCCAACCCCTCAGCCTTCGACTTGTCCGCCATGCGCGCCGTTTCCCAAGCCGTCAGCAGATAATCACCGGCGCGTTGGCGCAGTTGCGCGCGGGCGTTGGCCGCCGTGGTCGCG encodes:
- a CDS encoding DUF1573 domain-containing protein, which translates into the protein MQLNRRIGKVLAALWLAATTAVLAQPFAPGPERPQPPVRPPVLLTLPTQPSRPVTPLTATPAIASAPTLAASSLVWDADSKEYTAKLGEPTANLTFNLTNVSPSEVVIDSVRTSCGCTLAKTPPQPWHLAPGTNGAIDVSVNLAGKFGTVIKTVTVAGNTGVKTLLVKVNIPTPPPQPPQVAGAVNRSQNMRAAMADRQAVFKGDCAKCHVEPTVAKMGKELYQGGCAICHDAEHRATMVPDLHVPKVPTTPAYWAQWVTEGKAGTLMPAFAQEHGGPLNKEQITSLVHYLSTDFPHTNAVPVATPVPVRAGS
- a CDS encoding PSD1 domain-containing protein; this translates as MLWLSMAEGAQATQPDAVGVEFFEKKIRPLLVDHCYKCHSAESEKIKGGLRLDTRDNLLKGGDTGPSIVPGDPEKSLLIKAVRYTDKDLQMPPKNKKLSAEKIADLEAWVKMGAPDPRADKLSTLNSQLSNQQHWAFQPVKRPAVPVVKNQRWVQTPVDNFILAKLEAKNMSPSRQADRRTLIRRVTFDLAGLPPTPQEVVAFVADKSSEAYSKVVDRLLASPRYGERWGRHWLDVARYADTKGYLAGDEERRYPYSYTYRDYVIRALNEDLPYDQFLIQQIAADQLDLGEDKRPLAALGFLTLGRRFLNNQPDIIDDRIDVVMRGTMALTVACARCHDHKFDPIPTKDYYSLYGVFASSSEPSEKPLLGKNTQPPAYNEYLAEREKRDDELNDYRATTAANARAQLRQRAGDYLLTAWETARMADKSKAEGLARERKLDPGVAQHWVSSLENWRKQHHPIFAPWFAFADLSESEFPARAKELAARFAANEDASKHINPLVAKAFSSNAPTSMKEVAERYGKLLDEADKSWQEVCEANKKIIGPEGQTKGPAPTTLPEADQEALRQVLYADDAPARISDGEVERLFDVKSIQKVRALRRKLDELEATHPGAPPRAMALVDNATPTEPHVFIRGNAGNQGPEVPRQFVEVVAGRARKPFQKGSGRLELARAIASRDNPLTARVIVNRIWLEHFGAGLVHTPSDFGMRSEPPTHPELLDYLAARLMDEGWSLKKLHRWIVLSSTYQQCSDDNPRNASLDPGNQLLWKMNRRRLDFEAMRDTLLAVAGKLDLTAGGHSVDLITEPFSTRRTVYGYIDRQNLPNLYRTFDFASPDTTSPQRFFTTVPQQALFLMNSPFVVQLAKHLVARPDFKAAHTEEQRIRLLYELAFQRDPTNDEIKLAHQFAESQNAAPSSSTGHLDAWQKYAQILLLANELIYVD